In one Fusarium falciforme chromosome 5, complete sequence genomic region, the following are encoded:
- a CDS encoding Beta-lactamase domain-containing protein, giving the protein MEKTSHQALIQQALERSLELGEIGISVAAYHRGELIADATAGVMNTDTKRPVDPKTLFPVFSVTKGITALAVHIQAERGLLTTDAPVSRYWPEFAAHGKESITVEDVLSHRAGIPQMPATTPAQMAHWDWMIARIAEQEPIFQPGKHNAYHVLVWGWIVGEIVRRTDPRHRPFNVFVEEEICRPLGISDFHLGVADDDLDRVATLYGGDSFGMDDKYGVNPAGVFPSGKVHNQRAVQQAVDPGAGAITTAKSVARIFALIAEGGALDGVRLMTPERAAGLVRPRKGASDPDKVLPIPVWFGAAGFWLGGEAGASDPLVGDHRDIVYSPGAGGSIAWADLRDGIAVAICHNNMDTPSVREPERTFEPIVRAIRQIVAERVANGFGGDY; this is encoded by the coding sequence ATGGAGAAGACTAGTCACCAAGCCCTCATCCAGCAAGCCCTGGAACGCTCCCTGGAGCTCGGCGAGATTGGCATCTCAGTCGCTGCTTACCACCGCGGTGAGCTGATTGCGGATGCTACCGCCGGCGTCATGAACACGGACACTAAGCGACCAGTTGATCCCAAAACTCTTTTCCCAGTCTTCTCTGTCACCAAGGGTATTACAGCCCTGGCTGTTCACATTCAGGCCGAGCGGGGCCTCCTGACCACCGACGCACCCGTCAGTCGCTACTGGCCAGAGTTCGCCGCCCATGGAAAGGAATCCATCACGGTGGAGGACGTCCTTTCTCATCGCGCGGGAATCCCCCAGATGCCAGCGACAACACCTGCACAGATGGCGCACTGGGACTGGATGATTGCACGCATCGCTGAGCAAGAGCCTATCTTCCAGCCTGGGAAGCACAATGCTTACCACGTGCTTGTCTGGGGGTGGATCGTGGGAGAGATTGTGCGGCGGACAGACCCGAGGCATAGGCCATTCAACGTGtttgtggaggaggagatatGCAGACCCTTGGGAATCTCAGATTTTCATCTCGGGGTAGCAGACGATGATCTCGACCGGGTTGCCACGCTGTACGGAGGGGACAGCTTTGGAATGGACGATAAATACGGTGTTAACCCCGCTGGTGTCTTTCCCTCGGGCAAGGTGCACAACCAGCGCGCAGTTCAGCAGGCGGTAGATCCAGGTGCAGGTGCCATCACGACCGCCAAGAGCGTCGCACGCATCTTTGCTCTCATTGCCGAGGGTGGCGCCCTGGATGGCGTCCGTCTGATGACGCCGGAGCGAGCGGCTGGCCTGGTGCGTCCCCGAAAAGGTGCGTCTGATCCAGACAAGGTGCTTCCAATCCCAGTCTGGTTCGGGGCAGCGGGGTTCTGGCTTGGTGGTGAGGCCGGGGCCTCGGACCCCCTGGTGGGTGACCACCGGGATATTGTATACAGCCCTGGAGCAGGGGGCTCGATCGCCTGGGCGGACCTTCGAGATGGGATTGCAGTGGCAATTTGTCACAACAATATGGATACGCCTTCTGTCAGGGAGCCTGAGAGGACTTTCGAGCCTATTGTGAGGGCGATTAGGCAGATTGTTGCCGAGAGAGTTGCCAACGGCTTTGGTGGTGATTATTGA